In Prunus dulcis chromosome 2, ALMONDv2, whole genome shotgun sequence, a single genomic region encodes these proteins:
- the LOC117617275 gene encoding mediator of RNA polymerase II transcription subunit 12 isoform X2 — translation MQRYHATGCTSAVNNNAIGGTSGRDSVRADSAALPANLSLASRRASQLNPYKLKCEKDPLNGRLGPPDFHPQTPNCPEETLTREYVQFGYRETVEGIEESREISLSQAQVFSKPIVFKCKEAGQVYGAPLADTLLSKPGVFPEQRHCSEDLRKKWIEGLSQQHKRLRSLADHVPHGYRKRPLFEVLTRNNVPLLRATWFIKVTYLNQARPGSAIISSGAPDKAQLSRTELWTKDVIDYLQYLLDELFSRNNSHSTSHNRDRSPQTLYAGSVPQRSDPASAVPDGEEPSLHFKWWYVVRLLQWHHAEGLLLPTLIIEWVLSQLQEKELLEIMQLLLPIVYGVLETVVLSQTYVRNLVGVAVRFIREPSQGGSDVVDNSRRAYTVSTVVEMLRYLILAVPDTFVALDCFPLPSCVVSYIVNDGLPKMSEDVRKIGNGSAEVASVFRSKGFDAQYQSLAFDHVVSSIQKRADNLAKAASPSYPFHSIAKAVQALDRSLVQGDVRGAYRFLFEDPCDGVANESWITGVSPCLRTSLKWIGTANLSFVCSVFFLCEWATCDFRDFRTAPPCELKFTGRKDFSQVHVVIQLLKLKIRDLQCSPQRKNDSFLGVGSVAKGSTQHNNFPVRISMGNSYETKNRLKNGDQRSIKSSNIFESPGPLHDIIVCWIDQHEAGKGEGFKRLQLLVIELIRSGIFHPHAYVRQLIVSGIMDKDGPVVEVDRRKRHYQILKLLPGLLMRDALKEAGIAEEPQLSEAMNLYSTERRLILRGLLSDQNKNANMIVSALKQKHFPIPGKDGPLPVSVDQWKAVQSSSNILSVKGGKSDADLEELKEAISVLLQLPNSSFPSTETGLDESQGSVKRPFGSIYNKMDLGEGTPGCEECKRAKRQKVSDERSSYIQGNSPIPSDDEDTWWMRKRVKSLEPMKVDPPVKSTKQVSRIRQKIVRKTQSLAQLAAARIEGSQGASTSHVCNNKVSCPHHRTGLEGETPKSTDPTKVSHGGDIVSIGKALKRLRFMEKRTITVWLMTVIRQLVEETEKTIAKVGQFGRTFTSVDDRSSIRWKLGEDELSAALYLMDVSNDLVLAVKFLLWLLPKVSSPSSTFHSGRNILLLPKNVESQVCEVGEAFLISSLRRYENIVIATDLIPEVLSAIMHRASAVVASNGRLSGSPALAYSRYLSKRYSNVASVIEWEKNFKAKCDKRLLSELESGQSVDGELGFPLGVPAGVEDLDDFFRQKISGVRLSRAGLNMREIVQRNVNVEDALHYFYGKERKLFAAGAHKGPPVEKWDDGYQIAQNVITELMDCIRQTGGAAQEGDPSLVSSAVSAIVGNVGPIIAKVSDFRAGGSYSSFPAATDSLNCARRILRIHISCLCLLKEALGERQTRVFEVALATEACSALAGVFSPGKASRNQYQSSPESHDSNTNASNDILNSSTKIGLGRTTKVAAAVSALIIGAVAQGVTSLERLVTVFKLKERLDIIQFVRSSRSNSNGNARSSGAFKGDISLEVYVHWFRLLVGNCRTVSDGLVVELLGEPTVIALSRMQRMLPLGLVFPPAYSIFAFVVWRPFLLNTSIAAREDFNQLYQSLTTAIGDAVKHSPFRDVCLRDSQGFYDLVAADGSDAEFAAILELNGSDMLLKSTAFVPLRARLFLNAIMDCKMPQSLFMQCEGNQVSGHGESKVQYAERETKLVDKLVHILDTLQPAKFHWQWVELRLLLNEQALIEKLETQDMSLVDAIRSSSPSPEKAAASENEKYFIEIILTRLLVRPDAAPLFSDVVHLFGRSLADSMLLQVKWFLGGSDVLFGRKTIRQRLLNIAETKGLSTKTQFWKPWGWCSYGFDPVTNKGDKKKFEVTSLEEGEMVEEGIDSKKYGKGLAPTYDIESYNVTQQRVTERALIELLLPCIDQSSDDSRNTFANDLIKQLSNIEVQISAVTRGTNKQAGPAPSGVEGPTSKGNNRKGIRGGSPGLARRAAVAADSAPPSPAALRASMSLRLQLLLRLLPIICADREPSGRNMRHGLASVVLRLLGNRVVNEDAELCVNLLQSSFSKREAESSTEAASAAFADLSSESLFDQLLLVLHGLLSSCQPSWLRPTKSTNESGKDFAAFDREMADHLQNDLDRMQLPERIRWRIQTAMPVVVPSIRCFVSCQPPPVPNTALAVLQTSISTPGFYSGISNPPQRNQVPLARTVANIPGKSKSLPSQDYDMDIDPWTLLEDGAGSGPSSSNSALIGSADHGNLRASSWLKGAVRVRRKDLTYIGAVDDDS, via the exons ATGCAAAGGTATCATGCCACCGGCTGCACTAGTGCAGTTAATAACAACGCCATAGGTGGGACATCAGGGAGGGATTCTGTGCGAGCTGATTCAGCTGCATTGCCTGCTAACTTATCTCTAGCTTCGAG GCGCGCATCGCAGTTAAACCCTTACAAGTTGAAGTGCGAAAAAGACCCTTTGAATGGCCG ACTTGGGCCACCTGACTTTCACCCCCAAACTCCAAATTGCCCAGAGGAGACTCTTACCAGAGAATATGTGCAGTTTGGATACAGAGAGACTGTTGAAGGAATTGAG GAATCTAGAGAGATATCGCTGAGTCAGGCTCAAGTGTTTAGCAAGCCTATCGTCTTCAAATGCAAAGAG GCTGGTCAAGTGTACGGTGCCCCTCTTGCTGATACACTATTGTCCAAGCCAGGCGTTTTTCCTGAACAGCGGCACTGCAGTGAAGACTTACGAAAAAAATGGATTGAG GGTCTATCACAACAACACAAGCGCTTGCGTTCGTTGGCTGATCATGTTCCTCACGGGTATAGGAAAAGACCCCTATTTGAAGTTCTTACAAGGAATAATGTTCCATTGCTGAGAGCAACTTGGTTTATTAAAGTAACTTATCTTAATCAG GCCAGGCCAGGTTCTGCCATTATTTCTTCTGGGGCACCTGATAAAGCTCAGTTGTCCCGCACAGAGCTCTGGACAAAAGATGTTATCGATTACCTGCAGTACCTTCTCGATGAGTTATTCTCGAGAAATAATTCTCATTCCACTTCACACAACAGAGATCGTTCGCCACAAACGCTTTATGCTGGGTCAGTTCCACAAAGGAGTGATCCAGCATCAGCAGTCCCTGACGGTGAGGAGCCTTCCCTACATTTCAAGTGGTGGTATGTGGTGCGGCTCTTGCAATGGCATCATGCCGAGGGGCTGCTTCTTCCTACTCTTATTATTGAGTGGGTTCTTAGTCAACTGCAg GAGAAAGAATTGCTTGAGATTATGCAGTTGCTCTTGCCTATTGTATATGGTGTTCTGGAAACTGTTGTTTTATCTCAAACATATGTGCGCAATCTTGTTGGGGTAGCTGTTCGTTTCATTCGCGAACCTTCTCAAGGAGGGTCAGATGTTGTGGATAACTCTCGTAGGGCATATACAGTGTCTACCGTGGTTGAGATGCTTCGTTATTTAATACTTGCTGTACCTGATACATTTGTGGCTTTGGACTGCTTTCCATTACCATCTTGTGTAGTCTCTTATATAGTAAATGATGGATTACCAAAGATGTCCGAGGATGTGAGAAAGATTGGAAATGGTTCGGCAGAAGTTGCTTCTGTGTTCAGAAGTAAAGGTTTTGATGCCCAATATCAGTCCTTGGCCTTTGATCATGTTGTTTCATCCATTCAGAAACGTGCTGACAATCTTGCAAAGGCTGCAAGCCCTAGTTATCCATTCCATAGTATTGCTAAAGCTGTACAGGCCCTAGATAGATCTCTTGTTCAGGGAGATGTTCGAGGGGCTTATAGATTTCTGTTTGAAGATCCTTGTGATGGAGTCGCAAATGAAAGTTGGATCACAGGAGTTAGTCCATGCTTGAGAACATCGTTGAAGTGGATTGGGACTGCGAACTTGTCATTTGTTTGCTCTGTGTTTTTCCTTTGTGAATGGGCAACATGTGATTTCAGGGATTTTCGAACTGCCCCACCTTGTGAGCTGAAGTTTACTGGCCGAAAGGATTTTTCTCAGGTACATGTTGTAATTCAGCTTTTGAAACTCAAGATAAGAGATTTACAATGTTCACCTCAACGTAAGAATGACAGCTTCCTTGGAGTCGGTAGTGTTGCAAAAGGTTCCACCCAGCATAATAATTTTCCTGTCAGAATATCCATGGGAAATTCCTATGAAACTAAGAATAGATTAAAAAATGGTGATCAAAGAAGTATAAAATCGTCAAATATATTCGAGAGCCCAGGTCCTTTACATGATATTATAGTGTGTTGGATTGATCAACATGAAGCAGGAAAAGGAGAAGGTTTCAAGCGCCTTCAACTACTTGTAATTGAACTCATACGATCTGGTATTTTTCACCCCCATGCCTATGTTAGGCAGCTGATAGTTAGTGGAATTATGGATAAGGATGGACCAGTGGTTGAAGTAGACAGACGGAAGAGGCATTATCAAATCTTGAAGCTGTTGCCTGGGCTCTTGATGCGTGATGCTTTGAAAGAAGCAGGGATTGCTGAAGAGCCTCAACTTTCAGAGGCTATGAACTTATACTCAACTGAGCGCCGCCTAATACTTCGTGGGCTTCTCTctgatcaaaataaaaatgcgAATATGATTGTGTCTGCTCTGAAGCAAAAGCATTTTCCTATCCCTGGAAAGGATGGTCCTTTGCCAGTTTCTGTTGATCAGTGGAAGGCGGTTCAGTCATCATCCAACATATTGTCTGTTAAAGGTGGCAAATCTGATGCTGATCTTGAAGAACTAAAGGAAGCAATCTCAGTTCTGTTGCAACTCCCAAATAGTTCATTCCCATCAACAGAAACAGGACTTGATGAATCCCAAGGGAGTGTGAAGAGGCCCTTTGGGTCAATTTATAATAAGATGGATCTGGGAGAAGGCACCCCTGGTTGTGAAGAATGCAAAAGGGCAAAGAGGCAAAAGGTGAGTGATGAAAGGAGCTCATACATCCAAGGAAATTCTCCAATTCCTTCTGACGATGAAGATACCTGGTGGATGAGGAAGAGAGTTAAATCCTTGGAGCCAATGAAGGTTGATCCACCAGTTAAGTCAACCAAACAGGTCTCTAGGATTCGGCAGAAAATAGTTCGTAAAACTCAAAGTCTTGCTCAACTAGCAGCTGCTAGGATTGAGGGTAGCCAGGGGGCATCTACAAGTCATGTCTGCAATAATAAAGTAAGCTGTCCTCATCATAGAACTGGACTGGAGGGAGAAACTCCGAAGTCTACAGATCCAACCAAAGTGAGCCATGGTGGAGATATTGTTTCAATTGGAAAAGCTTTAAAGCGGCTACGATTTATGGAGAAGAGGACTATTACGGTTTGGTTGATGACTGTTATTAGGCAGCTTGTTGAAGAGACTGAAAAGACTATTGCTAAGGTTGGCCAATTTGGTAGGACTTTCACTTCTGTTGATGATAGGAGCTCCATACGGTGGAAGCTCGGTGAAGATGAACTTTCTGCTGCACTGTATTTGATGGATGTTTCAAATGATTTAGTTTTAGCAGTCAAGTTTCTGCTTTGGTTGCTGCCAAAGGTTAGTAGCCCCAGTTCTACATTCCATAGTGGGAGAAACATTCTGCTGTTGCCGAAAAATGTTGAAAGCCAAGTGTGTGAAGTGGGGGAGGCATTTCTTATATCATCCCTTCGAAG GTATGAGAACATAGTTATTGCTACAGATCTTATTCCAGAAGTCTTGTCAGCTATAATGCACCGTGCTTCAGCAGTAGTGGCATCTAATGGAAGGCTTTCAGGGTCGCCTGCCTTAGCATACAGTCGGTATTTGTCGAAGCGATATAGTAATGTGGCTAGTGTCATTGAATGGGAGAAGAATTTCAAGGCAAAATGTGATAAGAGACTTCTTTCTGAACTCGAGTCTGGACAATCAGTGGATGGAGAGTTGGGGTTTCCACTTGGTGTTCCAGCAGGGGTTGAAGATCTTGATGATTTTTTCCGTCAAAAGATTAGTGGTGTCCGGTTGTCCAGGGCGGGTTTAAACATGAGAGAAATAGTGCAACGAAATGTGAATGTCGAGGATGCCTTGCATTATTTTTATGGCAAAGAGAGAAAACTCTTTGCTGCTGGTGCTCATAAAGGCCCTCCTGTTGAAAAATGGGATGATGGATATCAGATAGCTCAAAACGTAATTACAGAACTGATGGACTGCATTCGGCAGACTGGTGGTGCTGCTCAAGAAGGGGACCCCTCTTTGGTGTCTTCTGCTGTTTCTGCTATTGTGGGCAATGTAGGACCAATTATAGCAAAAGTTTCTGATTTTAGAGCAGGGGGTAGCTATTCAAGTTTTCCAGCTGCCACTGATTCCCTGAACTGTGCAAGGCGTATTTTGCGCATCCATATAAGTTGCCTATGCCTCCTTAAGGAAGCTCTTGGAGAGCGCCAAACCCGTGTATTTGAGGTAGCCCTTGCGACAGAAGCTTGTTCTGCTCTTGCTGGGGTTTTTTCTCCTGGAAAGGCATCTCGAAATCAATATCAGTCATCTCCTGAATCCCATGATTCCAACACTAATGCTTCTAATGATATTTTGAACAGTTCTACAAAAATTGGTCTTGGGAGAACAACAAAAGTTGCAGCTGCAGTTTCTGCGCTAATTATTGGGGCAGTTGCTCAAGGGGTTACTAGCCTGGAGAGATTGGTGACTGTATTCAAGTTAAAGGAAAGGTTGGATATAATTCAGTTTGTAAGGAGTAGTAGATCCAACTCTAATGGTAATGCTCGGTCTTCTGGGGCATTTAAGGGGGATATCTCGCTTGAAGTTTATGTGCATTGGTTTAGACTGCTTGTCGGAAACTGCAGAACTGTTTCTGATGGATTGGTTGTGGAACTCTTGGGTGAACCCACTGTGATAGCTCTTTCGAGGATGCAGCGTATGCTCCCCCTTGGTTTGGTCTTTCCACCGGCCTATTCaatatttgcttttgttgtatGGCGGCCATTCCTTCTTAACACTAGCATTGCAGCCCGGGAGGATTTTAATCAATTATATCAATCTTTAACAACAGCTATAGGTGATGCTGTAAAGCACTCGCCTTTTCGTGATGTGTGTTTGAGAGATAGTCAGGGTTTCTATGATCTCGTAGCTGCAGATGGCAGTGATGCTGAATTTGCAGCCATACTAGAGTTGAATGGTTCAGACATGCTTTTAAAATCCACGGCTTTTGTTCCGTTGCGTGCAAGGCTGTTTCTAAATGCTATCATGGATTGTAAGATGCCACAGTCTTTATTTATGCAGTGTGAAGGAAATCAGGTTTCTGGACATGGCGAATCGAAGGTTCAATATGCAGAACGTGAAACAAAGCTTGTAGATAAGCTTGTACATATCTTAGATACCCTGCAACCTGCAAAATTTCATTGGCAGTGGGTAGAGCTCAGGCTCCTCTTGAACGAACAAGCACTCATTGAAAAGCTTGAGACTCAGGATATGTCCTTAGTGGATGCCATTCGTTCATCCTCCCCTAGTCCTGAAAAGGCTGCTGCCTCTGAGAATGAGAAATATTTCATTGAAATCATCCTTACGAGATTATTGGTTAGACCTGATGCTGCACCTCTTTTCTCAGATGTGGTTCATCTTTTCGGGAGGTCACTAGCAGATTCTATGTTGTTGCAGGTGAAGTGGTTCTTGGGTGGGTCAGATGTTCTTTTTGGACGAAAAACCATTAGACAACGTCTTCTCAATATTGCTGAGACTAAAGGTCTCTCAACTAAGACCCAGTTTTGGAAGCCTTGGGGATGGTGTAGTTATGGTTTTGATCCTGTGACAAACAAGGGAGATAAGAAGAAGTTTGAAGTCACCTCCCTTGAAGAGGGTGAGATGGTTGAAGAGGGAATAGATTCAAAAAAGTACGGGAAAGGGCTCGCTCCAACATATGATATTGAAAGCTACAATGTCACCCAGCAGCGTGTGACAGAGAGGGCTCTCATTGAATTACTTCTTCCTTGTATAGATCAAAGCTCTGATGACTCACGCAATACCTTTGCGAATGATTTGATCAAGCAGTTGAGTAATATTGAGGTACAAATTAGTGCAGTTACTCGTGGGACAAATAAGCAAGCAGGGCCAGCTCCTTCTGGCGTTGAAGGTCCCACAAGCAAAGGAAATAATCGCAAAGGTATAAGGGGTGGGAGTCCTGGGTTAGCTAGACGTGCAGCAGTAGCAGCAGATTCTGCTCCACCATCCCCTGCAGCTTTGCGAGCTTCTATGTCACTGCGATTGCAGTTACTCTTAAGATTGCTTCCTATCATTTGTGCAGACAG GGAGCCATCAGGGCGAAACATGAGGCATGGGCTAGCCTCTGTAGTACTACGTCTTCTAGGAAACCGAGTTGTGAACGAGGATGCGGAGCTATGTGTCAATCTCTTGCAGAGTTCTTTTTCCAAGAGGGAGGCAGAGTCTTCAACAGAGGCTGCCTCTGCTGCTTTTGCAGACTTGTCAAGTGAAAGTCTCTTTGATCAGTTACTGTTGGTTCTGCATGGGCTGTTAAGCAGTTGCCAGCCAAGTTGGTTGAGGCCTACTAAGTCAACAAATGAGAGTGGAAAAGATTTTGCTGCATTTGATCGTGAAATGGCAGACCATTTACAG AATGACTTGGATCGTATGCAACTGCCGGAAAGGATTCGCTGGCGTATTCAAACTGCAATGCCTGTAGTTGTCCCTTCTATTCGGTGCTTTGTCTCTTGCCAACCACCACCTGTTCCGAATACTGCTTTGGCTGTTCTTCAAACCAGCATATCGACTCCTGGGTTTTATTCTGGAATCTCAAACCCACCTCAGAGAAATCAGGTTCCTCTGGCACGAACTGTAGCTAACATACCAGGGAAGTCTAAATCATTGCCGTCACAGGATTATGATATGGATATTGATCCATGGACGCTGCTGGAAGATGGTGCAGGATCAGGCCCATCTTCAAGTAACAGTGCTTTGATAGGCAGTGCAGACCATGGAAATCTTCGAGCATCTAGCTGGCTTAAAGGGGCGGTTAGGGTGAGACGAAAGGATCTCACATACATTGGTGCGGTGGATGATGACAGCTGA